From Butyricimonas paravirosa, one genomic window encodes:
- a CDS encoding META domain-containing protein — protein sequence MKGIFFCCVLAIWMTSCKSAKESVSLTGVKWVAESLNGKEIKFKEGGSEVFITLESSDKKVFGRAGCNRFFGVYEQNESQLTFSGMGATKMACPDMDIETSFFKVLEDTKSFIIKNDKLTLKDSNNVIAVFKAQKETPKKE from the coding sequence ATGAAAGGAATATTTTTTTGTTGTGTATTAGCAATATGGATGACTTCGTGCAAGTCGGCAAAGGAGAGCGTTTCTCTGACCGGGGTGAAATGGGTTGCGGAGAGTTTGAACGGGAAAGAGATTAAGTTCAAGGAAGGTGGGAGCGAGGTATTCATCACGCTTGAAAGCAGTGATAAGAAAGTATTTGGAAGGGCGGGATGTAATCGCTTTTTTGGTGTTTACGAACAAAACGAGTCACAATTGACTTTTAGCGGGATGGGAGCGACTAAGATGGCTTGTCCTGATATGGATATTGAAACAAGTTTTTTCAAGGTTCTGGAAGATACGAAGAGTTTTATCATAAAGAATGATAAGTTGACGCTGAAAGATAGTAATAACGTGATAGCGGTATTTAAAGCGCAAAAAGAAACTCCTAAAAAGGAATAA
- a CDS encoding Na(+)-translocating NADH-quinone reductase subunit A, translated as MSKVIKLKKGLDIKLKGEAENLVKNIERCDFYAVKPTDFRLLTPKLAVKAGDQVKAGDVLFIDKYRPEVKFTSPVSGTVETVNRGERRKLLEVVVKADDQIQYKDFGAADVNKLSRDEIIEKLLDSGVWPMIKQRPYDIIATPADMPKAIFVSGFDSAPLAPDFDITLADELTALQSGIDCLKKLCGKNVNLNLKEGTPSTSVFAKLKNVDVNYFAGPHPAGNAGIQIHHLNPINKGEIVWVVNAMDLAIIGRLFTSGKFDARKTIALAGSEVEKPAYYKTILGAKIGCIVNGKLKNQVHQRIISGNVLTGYKVTEENYLGFYNNMVTVIPEGDNYEFLGWATPGFNKFSISKTFPSFLCPNKKYTLDANYHGEERAFVVTGQYEKVLPMDILPVYLLKAVLAEDLDKMEQLGMYEIVPEDMALCEFVCTSKTPVQEILEKGIELMIKELS; from the coding sequence ATGTCCAAGGTTATAAAACTGAAAAAAGGCCTTGATATCAAGTTAAAAGGAGAAGCCGAAAATCTGGTGAAAAACATCGAGAGATGTGATTTCTATGCGGTAAAACCAACAGATTTCCGTCTGCTTACTCCCAAACTTGCAGTAAAGGCAGGCGATCAAGTGAAAGCGGGTGACGTGTTGTTTATCGACAAGTACAGACCTGAAGTCAAATTCACATCACCTGTTAGCGGTACAGTCGAAACCGTAAACAGAGGAGAAAGAAGGAAGTTGCTGGAGGTCGTGGTTAAAGCGGATGACCAAATCCAATACAAGGATTTCGGGGCTGCAGACGTGAACAAACTTTCCAGAGACGAAATCATCGAAAAATTACTTGACAGCGGGGTTTGGCCCATGATCAAACAACGTCCGTACGACATCATCGCAACCCCGGCTGATATGCCGAAGGCGATATTCGTGTCCGGTTTTGATTCCGCCCCTCTCGCTCCGGATTTCGACATCACTCTTGCAGATGAATTAACCGCACTCCAATCCGGAATCGATTGCTTAAAAAAATTATGCGGTAAAAACGTGAACTTGAACTTGAAAGAAGGGACGCCTTCAACATCCGTGTTCGCCAAGCTGAAAAACGTGGATGTAAATTATTTCGCGGGACCACACCCGGCAGGAAATGCAGGAATCCAGATTCACCATCTGAACCCGATCAACAAAGGGGAAATCGTTTGGGTGGTAAACGCAATGGACCTTGCCATTATCGGACGATTATTCACTTCCGGAAAATTCGACGCCCGCAAGACGATTGCTCTCGCAGGTTCAGAAGTTGAAAAGCCTGCTTACTACAAAACCATTCTGGGAGCAAAAATCGGTTGTATCGTGAACGGGAAACTGAAGAATCAAGTTCATCAACGTATTATTTCCGGTAACGTACTCACGGGTTATAAAGTAACTGAAGAGAACTATCTCGGATTCTATAATAATATGGTAACCGTTATCCCCGAAGGTGATAATTACGAATTTTTGGGTTGGGCAACTCCCGGTTTCAACAAATTCTCCATATCAAAAACTTTCCCCTCTTTCTTATGTCCGAACAAGAAATACACTCTTGATGCCAACTATCACGGGGAAGAAAGAGCCTTCGTGGTAACCGGACAATACGAGAAAGTTCTTCCCATGGACATCCTTCCCGTTTACCTGCTGAAAGCGGTACTGGCAGAGGACTTGGACAAGATGGAACAACTCGGTATGTACGAGATTGTCCCGGAAGATATGGCTTTATGCGAGTTCGTTTGTACCTCTAAAACTCCGGTACAGGAAATACTGGAAAAAGGTATAGAGTTAATGATAAAAGAACTAAGCTAA
- a CDS encoding NADH:ubiquinone reductase (Na(+)-transporting) subunit B, which translates to MNFLRNYLDKQKPKFEKGGKLYKLHSVFTGFESFLFVPNRTTSSGCNIRDAIDLKRTMIIVVMALIPALLFGIYNVGYQHFNAMGTLSDTSFFELFFYGLWRVLPMIVVSYVVGLGIEFAAAQIRGHEINEGFLVSGLLIPMIMPINAPLWMVGVSTAFAVIIGKEIFGGTGMNIWNPALLARAFFFFSYPSMISGDKVWIAGMPDGFSQATPLAEAAQGLPTTYDMSSMFWGLIPGSVGETSTFCILLGAILLIATGIGSWKIMLSTFIGGYCMALLLNYTLPATNPYAAITPITHLIMGGFAFGAVFMATDPVTSAQTERGKWIYGFILGIMAILIRTLNPGYPEGMMLAILLMNTFAPLIDWFVVQGNIKRRLKRAKAMQL; encoded by the coding sequence ATGAATTTTTTACGCAACTATCTAGATAAGCAAAAGCCAAAATTTGAAAAGGGAGGCAAACTATACAAGTTGCATTCCGTTTTCACGGGTTTTGAGTCTTTTCTTTTCGTGCCTAACCGCACGACATCTTCAGGCTGTAATATCCGGGACGCGATTGATCTGAAAAGAACCATGATCATTGTCGTGATGGCCTTGATTCCGGCCCTTCTATTTGGTATCTATAACGTGGGTTACCAGCATTTCAACGCTATGGGGACCTTGTCCGATACCAGTTTCTTCGAGTTATTCTTCTATGGACTGTGGAGAGTGTTACCCATGATCGTCGTTTCCTACGTGGTCGGATTGGGTATTGAGTTTGCTGCAGCACAAATCAGGGGACACGAGATCAACGAGGGATTCCTCGTATCCGGTTTATTGATCCCGATGATTATGCCGATAAACGCACCCCTTTGGATGGTGGGAGTTTCCACTGCCTTCGCGGTAATTATCGGTAAAGAAATCTTCGGTGGTACCGGAATGAACATCTGGAACCCGGCATTGTTAGCCCGTGCGTTTTTCTTCTTCTCCTACCCTTCCATGATTTCGGGGGATAAAGTATGGATCGCCGGAATGCCCGACGGGTTCTCGCAAGCAACCCCGCTTGCCGAGGCTGCCCAAGGTCTACCCACGACCTATGATATGTCTTCCATGTTCTGGGGATTGATCCCGGGATCCGTGGGTGAGACGTCAACTTTCTGTATATTGCTCGGAGCCATCTTGTTAATTGCCACCGGAATCGGAAGTTGGAAAATCATGCTTTCCACTTTCATCGGAGGTTACTGCATGGCTTTATTACTTAACTACACGTTACCCGCAACCAACCCGTACGCAGCAATCACCCCGATTACTCATTTAATCATGGGAGGTTTTGCTTTCGGAGCCGTATTCATGGCAACAGACCCTGTAACATCGGCACAAACGGAAAGAGGGAAATGGATATATGGTTTCATTTTAGGTATCATGGCCATCCTTATTCGTACGCTAAACCCCGGTTACCCGGAAGGAATGATGTTAGCCATCCTGTTAATGAACACCTTTGCTCCGCTTATTGACTGGTTTGTCGTTCAAGGTAACATCAAGCGCAGACTGAAAAGAGCTAAAGCGATGCAATTGTAG
- the nqrC gene encoding NADH:ubiquinone reductase (Na(+)-transporting) subunit C, giving the protein MNKQGNTYTFIYSIVLVVVVAAILAIVSLSLKPYQDENIENEKRQNILSSVNVSSTPETSAELFNKIITKQFILNYKGEAIEGNAFAVDIPTEGKKLQKALKNPELQQALKDGKLLSETIKDDKALADVKFPVFVADIDGAIKYILPTYGVGLWGPVWGYISLNEDKNTVYGVLFDHKGETPGLGAEITQPFFQEQFSGKTIFENSTLKAITVKKGGNATGAHEVDAISGGTITSKGVETMIADYLKCYEQFLKQIQ; this is encoded by the coding sequence ATGAACAAACAAGGAAATACATATACCTTTATCTATTCCATCGTTTTGGTTGTCGTAGTTGCAGCCATACTGGCGATAGTGTCTCTTTCACTAAAGCCATACCAAGATGAGAATATAGAGAACGAGAAGAGACAAAACATTCTGAGTTCTGTAAATGTTAGTTCTACCCCGGAGACTTCGGCTGAATTGTTCAACAAAATCATCACGAAACAATTCATTCTGAACTACAAGGGTGAGGCTATCGAAGGAAACGCTTTCGCCGTGGACATCCCGACGGAAGGTAAGAAACTTCAGAAAGCACTTAAAAATCCGGAACTTCAACAAGCATTGAAAGACGGAAAATTGCTTTCAGAAACGATCAAAGATGACAAAGCATTAGCAGATGTCAAATTCCCAGTATTCGTGGCCGACATTGACGGTGCCATCAAGTACATCCTGCCCACTTACGGGGTTGGACTTTGGGGGCCGGTTTGGGGATATATTTCTTTAAATGAAGACAAGAATACCGTTTACGGGGTTCTGTTCGACCACAAAGGAGAAACTCCCGGACTTGGAGCCGAGATCACCCAACCGTTTTTCCAAGAACAATTCAGCGGGAAAACGATTTTCGAGAACTCCACGTTAAAAGCCATCACTGTAAAAAAGGGAGGAAACGCTACCGGGGCTCATGAAGTAGACGCAATTTCGGGAGGAACAATCACCTCGAAAGGTGTTGAGACGATGATCGCCGACTACTTAAAATGTTACGAACAATTCTTAAAACAAATACAATAA
- a CDS encoding NADH:ubiquinone reductase (Na(+)-transporting) subunit D: MSDKETLFSAKNRGLLLGPLSKNNPVLVQILGICSALAVTAKMEPAIVMALSVTAVTAFSNVILSLLRNTIPTRIRIIVQLVVVAALVIMVDQVLKAFAYEVSKQLSVFVGLIITNCIIMGRIEAFALANKPWPSLLDGIGNGLGYGLVLVIVAFFRELLGSGTLFGVKVIPQIFYDWGYQNNGLMILPPMALMLVGLIIWVHRSKNKDLIEQK, encoded by the coding sequence ATGAGCGATAAAGAAACATTATTTTCAGCTAAGAACCGAGGCTTGCTACTCGGCCCCTTGAGCAAAAATAACCCCGTTCTGGTGCAGATTCTGGGTATATGTTCTGCTCTCGCCGTAACCGCAAAAATGGAACCGGCCATCGTGATGGCTCTTTCGGTTACAGCCGTAACGGCATTCTCTAACGTGATTCTTTCGCTACTGAGAAATACAATCCCGACGCGTATACGTATCATCGTGCAGTTGGTCGTGGTTGCCGCATTGGTAATCATGGTGGATCAGGTATTGAAAGCGTTCGCTTACGAGGTAAGTAAACAATTATCCGTATTCGTCGGGTTGATCATCACGAACTGTATCATCATGGGACGTATCGAGGCTTTCGCCTTGGCAAACAAACCGTGGCCTTCATTACTGGACGGTATCGGTAACGGTCTCGGATACGGGTTAGTTCTCGTGATCGTGGCATTCTTCCGTGAATTACTCGGGTCCGGAACTTTGTTCGGGGTAAAAGTAATCCCACAAATATTCTACGATTGGGGTTATCAAAACAACGGTTTAATGATCCTTCCCCCGATGGCATTGATGCTGGTGGGTTTGATCATTTGGGTTCACCGTTCCAAGAACAAGGATTTAATAGAACAGAAATAG
- the nqrE gene encoding NADH:ubiquinone reductase (Na(+)-transporting) subunit E: MENLLNIFVRSVFIDNMIFAYFLGMCSYLAVSKTVKTSFGLGIAVVFVLLITVPVNYLLDNFVLKAGALSWLLGENAANIDLSFLSFIMFIAVIAAIVQLVEMVVEKFAPALYNQLGIFLPLIAVNCAIMGASLFMQERGYANIGEATAFGLGSGIGWLLAIVGIAAIREKLKYSNIPAPLRGIGITFIVTGLMAISFMSFLGINL, from the coding sequence ATGGAAAATCTATTAAATATATTTGTACGGTCCGTATTCATTGATAACATGATCTTTGCTTACTTCTTGGGTATGTGTTCATACCTTGCCGTATCAAAGACCGTGAAGACATCATTCGGATTAGGTATTGCCGTTGTATTCGTGTTATTAATCACCGTCCCGGTAAACTACTTGCTGGATAACTTCGTGTTGAAAGCCGGAGCTTTAAGCTGGTTACTTGGTGAAAACGCTGCAAACATTGATTTGAGTTTCTTGAGTTTCATCATGTTCATCGCGGTCATTGCCGCCATCGTGCAACTCGTGGAAATGGTAGTTGAAAAATTTGCCCCGGCACTTTACAACCAGTTAGGAATCTTCCTACCGTTGATCGCGGTAAACTGTGCCATCATGGGAGCATCCCTATTCATGCAGGAAAGAGGATATGCTAACATTGGAGAGGCAACGGCTTTCGGTTTGGGTTCAGGTATCGGTTGGTTACTCGCTATCGTGGGTATCGCCGCTATTCGCGAGAAACTGAAATATTCAAACATCCCCGCCCCGCTTAGAGGTATCGGTATCACCTTTATCGTGACCGGATTGATGGCTATTTCATTCATGAGTTTCTTGGGAATTAACCTGTAA
- the nqrF gene encoding NADH:ubiquinone reductase (Na(+)-transporting) subunit F produces the protein MMLLAINTTIVMSGVIVFLIVTLILVGMLLFAKAKLTPKGEVKVDINHGEKELVTEPGSTLLATLGNNKIFLPSACGGKGSCGMCRCQVESGAGSILPTETGFFSYKQQHDNWRLACQVKVKENIEMHIPEEVLGIKKWECEVVSNRNISTFLKEFVVKLPEGENLKFKSGGYIQIDVPAIDVDFKTFDIDEKYKADWERMKMFDLKMHNPEATYRAYSMANSPAEGNIIMLNIRIATPPFDKAIGGFANVNPGICSSYIFSRKPGDKVSISGPYGEFFLRDTNNEMMFIGGGAGMAPMRSHIFNLFHTMHTDRKVTFWYGARALQEAPYVDEFNKIQEENPNFHWTLALDRPDPVADAAGVAYKPGFVHQVIFENYLKNHENPEDIEYYLCGPPMMISAVTKMLYDLGVPDENVMYDNFGG, from the coding sequence ATGATGTTATTAGCAATAAATACAACAATTGTCATGTCAGGGGTCATCGTGTTCCTCATCGTAACACTGATTCTCGTGGGCATGCTTTTGTTCGCCAAAGCCAAACTGACTCCCAAAGGAGAGGTGAAAGTTGACATTAATCATGGCGAAAAGGAATTGGTAACCGAACCGGGGTCCACGCTATTAGCCACCCTTGGAAACAACAAAATCTTCCTCCCTTCGGCTTGTGGAGGTAAAGGTTCATGCGGTATGTGTCGTTGTCAGGTCGAATCCGGAGCAGGGTCTATCCTACCGACCGAAACGGGATTCTTCTCCTACAAACAACAACACGATAACTGGCGCTTGGCTTGTCAGGTAAAAGTGAAAGAGAATATTGAAATGCACATTCCGGAAGAAGTTCTCGGAATCAAAAAATGGGAGTGCGAAGTGGTTTCCAACAGAAATATCTCTACCTTCTTGAAAGAATTCGTGGTAAAATTACCGGAAGGCGAAAACTTGAAATTCAAATCCGGAGGATACATTCAGATTGACGTGCCTGCAATCGACGTTGACTTCAAGACGTTCGATATTGACGAGAAGTACAAGGCGGATTGGGAACGCATGAAAATGTTCGATCTTAAAATGCACAACCCGGAAGCAACCTACCGTGCTTACTCCATGGCAAACTCCCCGGCAGAGGGTAACATTATCATGCTGAACATTCGTATCGCAACTCCCCCGTTCGACAAAGCTATCGGTGGTTTTGCCAACGTGAACCCCGGAATCTGTTCTTCTTACATCTTCTCTCGTAAACCGGGAGATAAAGTAAGTATTTCCGGACCTTACGGAGAGTTCTTCTTGAGAGACACGAACAACGAGATGATGTTCATCGGTGGTGGTGCCGGTATGGCCCCCATGCGTTCACACATCTTCAACCTCTTCCACACGATGCACACCGATCGTAAAGTTACTTTCTGGTACGGCGCACGTGCTTTGCAAGAAGCTCCTTACGTGGACGAGTTCAACAAGATTCAAGAAGAGAACCCGAACTTCCACTGGACTCTGGCTCTCGACAGACCGGATCCCGTGGCTGACGCAGCCGGAGTGGCTTACAAACCGGGCTTTGTTCATCAAGTAATCTTCGAGAATTATTTGAAGAATCATGAAAACCCGGAAGATATTGAATACTACCTCTGCGGTCCTCCTATGATGATCTCGGCAGTAACCAAAATGCTGTACGACCTTGGAGTTCCGGATGAAAACGTGATGTACGATAACTTCGGAGGATAA
- a CDS encoding DUF3413 domain-containing protein has translation MMFDTSKSGGCTERVNYLKRGFLFYMCASCMLLVQFVIYLVNSNYWESLNFVGGFYYLMAALGQAFLFNLIPWVILYIPFTWWRQMRKVGTILFTCAIFLLNVLAYLNGIVFQLYKFHINGFVLDLAFGGGGNQVFVFNNTLVLHGVLIGLLILLFTLAVVFIAYRYARYVTSKQVKIGIYLFLFSCIAPQLTHAYAAAANVNSITEVSACLPQFYPLTANRLMLKLGVVKKEDLYVNNPDKGKGHSFVYPLHPLEKVDSVKPLNIIYLILDSWNFRTFTRECCPNIRAFGDRSAVFNRHLSSSNGTRGGIFGLFFGISATYWQDFERTGVQPLFIENLLENGYDIETFASATLVNPPFYRIVFGDVKDIRKETPGATPFDRDNRITEDFLNYLDERKEGDKPFFSFVFYDLLHAIDIPAPYRKKFQPSWDYANYLALNNNLDPEPFFNLYRNCAYYVDSLVGKVVNKLEANGLLDNSVIVITGDHGQEFNENKKNFWGHGSDFSNAQVHVPFILYYPGNTPGVYSHRTSHYDVTPTLMKRVLGVKNPAEDYSMGRDLFDPERQPFHLAGDPQNYAFIMDNVIYEKKVAGNIQVTDSLLNRLSRNQINSGLLLKAIEFKNMFLKK, from the coding sequence ATGATGTTTGATACTTCTAAATCAGGGGGATGCACTGAAAGAGTGAATTATTTGAAGAGAGGTTTTCTGTTTTATATGTGCGCCTCTTGTATGTTACTCGTTCAATTTGTGATCTATCTCGTGAATAGTAATTATTGGGAATCTTTGAATTTTGTCGGGGGCTTTTATTATCTGATGGCGGCATTGGGGCAAGCTTTTCTTTTCAATTTGATCCCTTGGGTTATTTTATATATTCCCTTCACGTGGTGGCGGCAGATGCGGAAGGTCGGTACCATTCTGTTCACCTGTGCTATATTTTTATTGAACGTGCTGGCCTATCTGAACGGGATTGTTTTCCAGTTGTATAAATTTCATATCAACGGGTTTGTGCTGGATCTGGCTTTTGGTGGGGGAGGAAACCAGGTATTCGTGTTTAATAATACTTTGGTCTTGCATGGGGTTCTTATCGGGTTACTTATTTTGTTGTTTACTTTAGCGGTCGTTTTTATCGCTTACCGGTATGCCCGGTATGTTACTTCTAAACAGGTGAAAATCGGTATTTATCTTTTCCTGTTCTCCTGTATCGCTCCCCAGTTAACCCATGCTTATGCTGCTGCGGCTAACGTGAATTCGATCACGGAAGTATCGGCTTGTTTACCGCAATTTTATCCTTTGACAGCCAATCGTTTGATGTTAAAGTTGGGTGTGGTCAAAAAGGAGGACTTATATGTGAATAACCCGGATAAAGGGAAGGGGCATAGTTTCGTGTACCCCCTTCATCCGCTGGAAAAAGTGGATAGCGTGAAACCGTTGAATATTATTTATCTTATTCTGGATTCATGGAATTTCAGGACTTTTACACGGGAGTGTTGTCCTAACATCCGGGCTTTTGGTGATCGTTCCGCGGTATTTAATCGTCATTTAAGTTCCAGTAATGGTACGCGGGGTGGGATATTCGGTCTGTTTTTCGGTATTTCCGCAACATACTGGCAAGATTTTGAACGTACGGGTGTACAGCCTTTGTTTATCGAGAATTTACTGGAAAATGGGTATGATATAGAGACGTTCGCCAGTGCGACGCTTGTTAATCCTCCTTTTTATCGAATCGTCTTCGGAGACGTGAAAGATATTCGCAAGGAAACCCCGGGAGCAACTCCTTTTGATCGGGATAACAGGATCACGGAAGATTTTTTGAATTATTTGGATGAACGGAAAGAGGGGGATAAACCATTTTTTTCTTTTGTGTTTTATGATTTGTTGCACGCGATTGATATTCCGGCTCCTTATCGTAAGAAATTTCAACCCTCGTGGGATTACGCCAATTATCTGGCTTTAAATAATAATTTGGACCCGGAACCGTTCTTTAACCTGTACCGTAATTGTGCCTATTACGTGGATTCACTTGTGGGAAAGGTGGTGAATAAACTGGAAGCGAACGGGTTGTTGGATAATTCCGTGATCGTTATTACCGGGGATCATGGGCAGGAGTTTAACGAGAATAAGAAGAACTTTTGGGGACATGGAAGTGATTTTTCGAACGCACAGGTGCATGTCCCGTTTATCCTGTATTACCCGGGGAACACTCCCGGCGTGTACTCGCACAGAACGTCTCATTATGATGTGACGCCGACTTTAATGAAACGGGTGTTGGGGGTAAAGAATCCCGCGGAAGATTATTCTATGGGAAGAGATTTGTTTGATCCCGAACGCCAGCCTTTTCATCTGGCCGGAGACCCGCAGAATTACGCTTTTATCATGGATAACGTGATTTACGAGAAGAAAGTGGCTGGGAATATCCAAGTGACGGATTCTTTGTTGAATCGTCTTTCCCGGAATCAGATAAATTCGGGATTGCTGCTTAAAGCAATCGAATTCAAGAATATGTTTTTGAAGAAGTAG
- the glyA gene encoding serine hydroxymethyltransferase, producing MKRDTQIFDLIDKECHRQKEGLELIASENFVSEQVMQAMGSCLTNKYAEGYPGARYYGGCQIVDQTEQLAIDRACQLFGAEFANVQPHSGAQANAAVFFACMKPGDTFLGLDLAHGGHLSHGSPVNLSGINYHPVAYHVKEETGMVDYDEMEQLALEHKPKLIVSGASAYSRDWDYKRMREIADKVGALLMCDMSHPAGLIAKGLLNNPMEYCHIVTTTTHKTLRGPRGGMILLPKDFPNPWGLKTPKGEIKMMSQVINFAVFPGQQGGPLEHVIAAKAVAFGEALSEEYTEYAKQMLANARAMAKAFVEKGYKVVSGGTDNHSMLIDLRTKFPELTGKKAENTLVKADITINKNMVPFDTRTPFSTSGLRVGTPAITTRGLKEEHMPIIVDMIDRVLSAPDDETVIAQVKKEVNAMMSDRPMFAW from the coding sequence ATGAAAAGAGACACTCAAATTTTCGACCTGATTGACAAAGAATGTCATCGTCAAAAAGAAGGACTTGAATTAATCGCATCTGAAAACTTCGTGAGCGAGCAAGTAATGCAGGCTATGGGATCTTGCCTGACCAACAAATATGCAGAGGGATACCCCGGAGCCCGTTATTACGGTGGTTGCCAAATTGTTGACCAGACAGAACAACTGGCTATTGATCGGGCTTGCCAATTATTCGGGGCTGAATTCGCTAACGTACAACCGCACTCCGGCGCACAAGCTAACGCTGCCGTGTTCTTCGCTTGCATGAAACCCGGCGATACCTTCCTGGGTCTTGACCTGGCTCATGGTGGTCACCTTTCACACGGATCTCCCGTGAATCTTTCCGGTATTAACTATCACCCGGTAGCTTACCATGTGAAAGAAGAAACCGGAATGGTTGACTATGACGAGATGGAACAATTGGCTTTGGAACACAAACCGAAATTAATCGTGTCCGGAGCATCCGCTTATTCTCGCGACTGGGATTACAAACGTATGCGCGAAATCGCTGATAAAGTAGGTGCTTTGTTAATGTGCGACATGTCTCACCCTGCCGGTTTGATTGCCAAAGGTTTATTGAACAACCCGATGGAATATTGCCACATCGTGACCACAACCACTCACAAAACCCTTCGCGGACCTCGTGGTGGTATGATCCTTCTTCCGAAAGATTTCCCGAATCCTTGGGGATTAAAAACTCCGAAGGGAGAGATCAAGATGATGTCACAAGTAATCAACTTTGCCGTATTCCCGGGACAACAAGGTGGACCGCTTGAACACGTGATCGCTGCTAAGGCCGTTGCTTTCGGAGAGGCGCTGTCTGAAGAGTACACCGAATACGCAAAACAAATGCTAGCTAACGCCAGAGCTATGGCCAAAGCATTCGTGGAAAAAGGTTATAAAGTTGTTTCCGGTGGTACCGACAACCATTCCATGTTGATTGACCTGAGAACCAAATTCCCGGAATTAACCGGTAAGAAAGCTGAAAACACGCTTGTTAAAGCTGACATCACGATCAACAAGAACATGGTTCCGTTCGATACCCGTACCCCGTTCTCTACTTCAGGTCTTCGTGTAGGAACCCCGGCAATCACTACCCGTGGTTTGAAGGAAGAACATATGCCTATCATCGTGGACATGATCGACAGAGTATTGAGTGCCCCGGACGATGAAACCGTAATCGCACAAGTAAAGAAAGAAGTAAACGCCATGATGAGCGACAGACCTATGTTCGCCTGGTAA
- a CDS encoding NAD-dependent epimerase/dehydratase family protein gives MGKRVLITGAAGNLGGLLARRLLKDEVLLHLLVHRQDVSPELKAKDNVNVFWADLAVRESLGSALDGVDTIVHFAGVLFKHNPEKFLKTTNTLYFKNLLDVAVQKGVKRVILISFPHVEGETTPDHPARGRLDGNPVSMHARTRLEEERLLFEYGERRGFEPVALRVGMVYGNGILMIDAARWFSRHALLGVWRKPTCIHLISTDDFLEATRAAIMNEGVRGIYHVGDEGIQTLQEFLDEATKYWHTCRPWRMPLWMINTAARVFELVSRLFGVRSPLTIDFIRIGRVSYYGDTSRMREELLPRLKYKNFREGLETL, from the coding sequence ATGGGAAAGCGTGTATTGATCACCGGTGCCGCAGGGAATTTGGGAGGACTGCTCGCCCGTCGTTTGTTAAAAGACGAGGTGTTGTTGCATCTTCTCGTTCATCGTCAAGATGTAAGTCCGGAATTAAAGGCAAAAGATAATGTGAATGTGTTCTGGGCGGATCTTGCCGTTCGGGAGAGTTTGGGAAGTGCTTTGGACGGGGTTGATACGATCGTTCATTTTGCCGGGGTCCTTTTCAAGCATAATCCGGAAAAGTTTTTAAAGACGACAAACACCCTGTATTTTAAAAATTTATTGGATGTGGCCGTTCAAAAAGGGGTAAAGCGGGTAATTCTAATTAGTTTCCCGCACGTGGAGGGTGAGACAACCCCGGATCATCCTGCTAGGGGAAGATTGGATGGAAATCCTGTTTCGATGCATGCCCGGACTCGCTTGGAAGAGGAAAGGTTACTATTCGAGTATGGGGAGCGAAGAGGTTTTGAACCTGTCGCTTTAAGAGTCGGGATGGTCTACGGGAATGGGATCTTGATGATTGATGCGGCCCGTTGGTTTTCTCGTCATGCTCTGCTGGGAGTTTGGAGAAAGCCTACTTGTATTCATTTGATCTCCACGGATGACTTTTTGGAGGCGACGAGGGCGGCAATCATGAATGAAGGGGTACGTGGAATTTATCATGTTGGGGATGAAGGTATTCAGACCTTGCAAGAATTCTTAGACGAGGCTACAAAATACTGGCACACATGTAGGCCTTGGCGAATGCCTTTATGGATGATTAACACGGCGGCACGAGTGTTCGAGTTGGTTTCCCGACTGTTCGGGGTTAGAAGCCCGTTAACCATCGATTTTATCCGGATCGGGCGAGTGTCATATTACGGGGATACTTCCCGGATGAGGGAGGAGCTATTACCTCGTTTAAAATACAAGAATTTTAGAGAAGGATTGGAAACACTATAA